A region from the Fusarium musae strain F31 chromosome 1, whole genome shotgun sequence genome encodes:
- a CDS encoding hypothetical protein (BUSCO:EOG09262DPL), with protein sequence MDSPIVAQIFRQLFHHRPPGCKGVRNLAGLRNGLRTTIVSHQSRFYVAGRPSSDRGMKKNESRWQQRTNILPQDRSAEFAEYPYITIDELKQRTERPRKVKMLLRDFIDGMTLDLYNPSYGYFSKQAVIFSPGEPFDFNSMRDEIEFQAELGRRYTEFEDILDEREGENPTRQLWHTPTELFRPYYGEAIARYLVTNYRLTTYPYHDLLIYEMGAGRGTLMLNILDYIREVDPQVYARTKFNIIEISSTLAALQNRHLLSTAASRGHADKVEIINRSIFDWDQYVPSPCFFLAMEVFDNFSHDGIRYDVATEQPLQGHVLIDGDGDFYEFYSQELDPLAARYFRVRHAATGGNYPKPYASNAVLRYLSTKIPFAANLSDPEFIPTRLMQFFDVLEKYFPGHRLVTSDFDWLPQAVKGMNAPVVQTRYHRKMVPVTTPLVHQGYFDILFPTDFRVTEAIYRAITGKLTRVMSHGDFMRKWAYVEDTETRSGENPLISNYRNASVLVTV encoded by the exons ATGGACTCCCCAATTGTGGCCCAAATCTTCCGCCAACTCTTCCACCACCGACCTCCAGGCTGTAAAGGCGTCAGAAACCTCGCCGGTCTTCGCAATGGCCTTCGAACCACTATCGTCAGTCATCAGAGCCGCTTCTACGTTGCGGGACGGCCCTCTAGTGATCGCGGAATGAAGAAAAACGAGAGTCGATGGCAGCAGCGCACGAACATTCTGCCCCAAGACCGATCTGCCGAGTTTGCCGAGTACCCCTACATAACGATTGACGAGCTCAAGCAACGAACCGAACGACCGCGAAAGGTCAAGATGCTGCTGAGAGACTTTATTGACGGCATGACACTCGA TCTTTACAACCCCTCATATGGATACTTCTCCAAGCAAGCCGTCATCTTCAGCCCCGGCGAGCCATTCGACTTCAACTCAATGCGCGATGAAATTGAGTTCCAGGCCGAGCTAGGCCGTCGCTACACCGAATTCGAGGATAttcttgatgagagagaaggagagaacCCAACACGCCAGCTATGGCATACGCCTACCGAGCTCTTTCGTCCCTACTACGGCGAAGCCATCGCCCGCTACCTCGTCACGAATTATCGTCTCACCACATACCCATACCACGATCTTCTGATCTACGAAATGGGCGCTGGCCGTGGAACGCTCATGCTCAACATCCTGGACTATATCCGAGAAGTCGATCCTCAAGTGTACGCCCGCACAAagttcaacatcatcgagATTTCCTCCACGCTCGCTGCGCTGCAAAACAGACATCTTCTCTCCACGGCTGCGTCTCGAGGCCACGCGGATAAGGTCGAGATTATCAACCGCTCCATCTTCGACTGGGACCAATACGTGCCGTCACCGTGTTTCTTTCTCGCTATGGAGGTCTTCGACAACTTCTCCCACGATGGTATCCGCTACGACGTTGCTACCGAGCAGCCCCTGCAAGGCCACGTGCTGATCGATGGCGACGGCGACTTTTACGAATTCTACTCTCAAGAGTTGGACCCTCTTGCTGCACGATACTTCCGTGTCAGACACGCTGCCACAGGGGGAAACTATCCGAAACCGTACGCCAGCAATGCTGTTCTACGATATTTATCCACCAAGATACCGTTTGCTGCCAATCTCTCAGATCCGGAATTTATCCCCACACGGCTAATGCAGTTCTTTGACGTTCTTGAGAAATACTTCCCAGGGCATCGTCTTGTGACTTCTGACTTTGACTGGCTACCTCAAGCTGTCAAGGGTATGAATGCACCTGTGGTTCAGACACGGTACCACAGAAAGATGGTGCCTGTTACAACCCCATTG GTCCATCAAGGATACTTCGATATTCTGTTCCCAACAGATTTCCGCGTCACAGAGGCCATCTACCGCGCCATCACTGGCAAGTTGACTCGTGTTATGTCGCATGGTGATTTCATGCGCAAGTGGGCATACGTTGAGGACACCGAAACCCGAAGCGGAGAGAATCCCTTGATATCAAACTACCGCAACGCCAGCGTTCTTGTAACTGTATAA
- the ALA1 gene encoding Alanine--tRNA ligase (BUSCO:EOG09260HPO) has protein sequence MAESELKWPAARVRKTFLEYFEQRGHTIVPSSSVVPHNDPTLLFTNAGMNQFKPIFLGTIGKTDPMAGLKAAVDSQKCIRAGGKHNDLDDVGKDSYHHTFFEMLGNWSFGDYFKKEAISYSWELLTKVYGLDPDRLYVTYFEGDEKLKLEPDLEAKELWLSVGVPEDHILPGNMKDNFWEMGDQGPCGPCSEIHYDKVGGGRNAASLVNMDDPMVVEVWNNVFMQYDRQKDGSLKSLPAKHIDTGMGYERLVSALQDTVSNYATDCFTPLFQKIQEVTGARPYADKYGKDDADGIDTAYRVVADHIRTLSFSIADGAVPNNDGRGYVVRRVLRRGVRYARKYFNADIGAFFSKILPALVDQMGEQFPELVKKQQDIKEILDEEEVAFARTLDRGEAQFEKYAAEATKGGSKKLEGDVVWRLYDTFGFPVDLTRLMAEERSLEIDDAEVEAARIKAREASKAVKESVQTFSKLNVHQISELEKDLKVERTNDDAKFAQGDTKGKVQLIYDGQSFLKSTKEVPEKTALGLLIDKTNFYAESGGQVADTGRIVIDDVAEFKVLDVQNYGGYILHNGYIEYGTLSSGDEVICEYDELRRSPIRNNHSGTHILNHSLREVLGDDVNQKGSLVDNEKLRFDFSHKTGVKIEELKKIEDLSNSYIRRKDKIFSKDVDLELARQIEGCRAVFGETYPDPVRVVSIGRDIDEMLADPKKKEWRQYSVEFCGGTHVEQTGLIKDLILIEESGIAKGIRRIIAYTGEAAHQVQREADEFSKKIDALDKLPFGPEKEAQIKAVSVELSQLTISTLTKDEFNKRFQKISAAVIAEQKKRQKAESKTALDIVQKYFEANKDAKWFVGRLPVGATGSKALPDVVKHYQGKDKEKTVYLFAGSKEEGAVAHGVYVGTHLASQGVTAEQWAASVSEIIGGRSGGKEPVRQGQGTKPENIDEGVETATKWLNEKLKL, from the exons ATGGCCGAGTCGGAGCTGAAGTGGCCCGCTGCGCGCGTGCGCAAGACCTTTCTCGAGTACTTCGAGCAGAGGGGTCACACAATTG tCCCCTCTTCATCGGTCGTTCCTCACAATGACCCCACCCTTCTTTTCACCAATGCCGGCATGAACCAGTTCAAGCCTATCTTCCTCGGCACCATTGGCAAGACTGATCCCATGGCCGGCCTCAAGGCCGCAGTCGACAGCCAAAAGTGTATTCGTGCTGGTGGCAAGCACAACGATCTCGACGATGTCGGCAAGGATAGCTATCACCACACATTCTTCGAGATGTTGGGCAACTGGTCTTTCGGCGACTacttcaagaaggaggctatTTCATATTCTTGGGAGCTTTTGACAAAGGTCTATGGTCTCGACCCCGATCGTCTTTACGTCACATACTTCGAGGGtgatgagaagctgaagctggagcCTGATTTggaggccaaggagctcTGGCTCTCGGTTGGTGTTCCCGAGGATCACATCCTTCCTGGAAACATGAAGGATAACTTCTGGGAGATGGGTGACCAAGGCCCCTGTGGCCCTTGCAGTGAGATCCACTACGACAAGGTCGGCGGAGGCCGCAATGCTGCCAGCCTCGTCAACATGGATGATCCTATGGTTGTCGAGGTTTGGAACAACGTTTTCATGCAGTATGATCGGCAAAAGGACGGTAGCCTCAAGTCTCTACCTGCCAAGCATATCGACACTGGTATGGGCTACGAGCGACTGGTTTCTGCCCTTCAGGATACAGTTTCCAACTACGCCACCGATTGCTTCACCCCTCTCTTCCAGAAAATCCAGGAGGTCACTGGCGCTCGACCCTACGCCGACAAGTATGGCAAGGATGATGCCGATGGCATTGATACCGCGTACCGTGTAGTTGCTGATCACATCCGAACCCTTTCTTTCTCCATCGCTGACGGTGCTGTTCCCAACAACGACGGCCGAGGTTATGTTGTTCGACGTGTACTAAGACGAGGTGTGCGATATGCTCGAAAGTATTTCAACGCCGATATCGGCGctttcttctccaagatcttgcCTGCGCTTGTTGACCAGATGGGCGAGCAATTCCCcgagcttgtcaagaagcagcaggaCATTAAGGAGATTctcgatgaggaggaggtcgCCTTTGCCCGCACTCTGGATCGTGGTGAGGCTCAGTTCGAGAAGTATGCTGCCGAGGCTACCAAGGGCGgctccaagaagctcgagggTGATGTTGTATGGCGACTTTATGACACTTTCGGTTTCCCCGTGGACCTGACTAGATTGATGGCTGAAGAGCGAAGCCTCGAGATTGACgatgctgaggttgaggctgctcGAATCAAGGCTCGTGAGGCCAGtaaggctgtcaaggagtCTGTCCAGACtttctccaagctcaatgtGCACCAAATCTctgagctggagaaggatcTTAAGGTTGAGCGAACTAACGACGACGCCAAATTTGCTCAGGGTGACACCAAGGGCAAGGTCCAACTCATTTACGACGGCCAATCCTTCCTTAAGTCGACCAAGGAAGTCCCCGAGAAGACTGCTCTAGGTCTTTTGATCGATAAGACCAACTTCTACGCCGAATCAGGTGGTCAGGTCGCTGACACTGGACGTATCGTCATTGATGATGTCGCCGAGTtcaaggttcttgatgttcaGAACTATGGTGGCTATATTCTTCACAACGGTTATATCGAGTATGGTACACTATCCTCTGGTGACGAGGTTATCTGCGAGTACGATGAATTGCGCCGATCTCCTATCCGCAACAACCACAGCGGTACTCACATTCTGAATCACTCCCTACGGGaggttcttggtgatgatgtcaaCCAGAAGGGCTCTTTGGTGGACAACGAGAAGCTCCGTTTCGATTTCTCCCACAAGACTGGcgtcaagattgaggagctcaagaagatcgaagACTTGTCAAACTCATACATTCGCCGTAAGGACAAGATCTTTTCCAAGGATGTTGATTTGGAGCTCGCTCGCCAGATTGAGGGCTGCCGTGCTGTCTTTGGCGAGACCTATCCCGATCCTGTGCGTGTTGTCTCCATCGGCAGAGATATCGATGAGATGCTCGCCgaccccaagaagaaggaatggCGTCAGTACAGTGTTGAATTCTGTGGCGGTACCCATGTTGAGCAAACTGGCTTAATCAAGGACCTCATCCTTATTGAGGAGAGTGGTATCGCAAAGGGTATTCGCCGCATCATTGCCTATACTGGTGAAGCTGCTCATCAGGTTCAACGTGAGGCTGATGAATTCTCCAAGAAGATTGATGCTCTCGACAAGTTACCTTTCGGTCCTGAGAAGGAGGCTCAGATCAAGGCCGTATCTGTGGAGCTCAGCCAGCTGACAATCTCAACTTTGACAAAGGATGAGTTCAACAAGCGTTTCCAAAAAATTTCTGCTGCTGTGATTgctgagcagaagaagcgccAGAAGGCTGAGTCCAAGACTGCGCTTGACATTGTCCAGAAGTACTTCGAGGCTAACAAGGATGCCAAGTGGTTCGTTGGCCGCCTGCCCGTTGGTGCCACTGGTAGTAAAGCCCTGCCTGATGTGGTCAAGCACTATCAGGGtaaggataaggagaagaCCGTTTACCTGTTTGCTGGTAGCAAGGAGGAGGGTGCCGTTGCACATGGTGTCTACGTCGGAACT CACCTTGCTTCTCAAGGCGTCACCGCTGAGCAATGGGCTGCCTCCGTGTCGGAGATTATTGGTGGCCGATCGGGCGGCAAGGAGCCTGTACGACAAGGCCAGGGCACTAAGCCTGAGAACATTGACGAAGGTGTTGAGACTGCGACAAAGTGGCTCAACGAAAAGCTTAAGCTGTAA